A segment of the Peptoclostridium acidaminophilum DSM 3953 genome:
CCGAGGATTATATAAGAAAAGAAAGAAGCTATGGCAGCCTAAAGCGTTCCTTCTATCTTGAAAATATTAAAGAAGGCGATATAAAAGCAAAATTTGACAACGGCATTTTAACTGTTGTCCTTCCAAAGTCAGAGGAAATTAAAAAAGAAGAAAAAATCATCGATATTGAATAAACCACTTTAAAACGGCTGTTGCGCATATATGCAACAGCCGTTTTATGTTTTCAATATGTTTCCAATGAATGTTCTAAGCAATGTCATCATCTTTGATCTGAGCCTCTATGAAACTGTCAATAAGCGTTTCAACGCTCATGTTATGTGAGCGGCAAAAGTCTCTAAGACATTGGGCTTTTTCAGATTCAATCCTTATCTTGATCTGCTTTTTAGGCTCGATGGTTTTAATTTTTTCCAATAAGAGTATCGGCTTATTGGCAAGCACATAATTGATGTAATCCACTATTTCATGCTTGGGCTTTCTTGATTTCTGCCTGCACAGAGTTTTGAATTTTCTCAGACTTTCCTGGTCTATTTCTATAAGCAATTCTTCTTTTTTCATGGAATCCCCCGCATATAACTGCAATAATCTCTAGTCTTTTATCTGAAATAATTGCACCTTATTATTTAACCTCATGTCTTTCGACTTCGAATCTATACAGCTTGCATTCTTCGGTTTCATCTATGTCGGCTTTTTTCTTGACTATATCAAGCTGCTTTTCAATAGAATCAACACCGTCCAGATTTGGAAGAAGTAGGGCCCTCTTATGTTCAGATTCCACTACAACGCCATATCTGTAAACATCGAGTTCATCTTCAGAATCGACTTTCTCAAGATTACCTAAAACATCCACCTTGATCTCTATCTCATTTACTTCATCGTTCCCAAGAGGTGCGAACCTTGGATCCTTAGAAGCTGCGCTTATTGCGTTTGATATTATCTCCTCCGCGATGTTTTCCCTGACAGGGCTTATGGTGCCTATGCAGCCTCTCAGGCAGCCGTCCTTGTGTATTGATACGAAAACTCCGGCCTTTCTTTCTTCCAGGCCATCAACCAGGTCGCTTCGCCCCTGGAAAACCGAATTTTTTACCTCGTGCCAGCTGAGCCGCTCGCCTTCCTCAGCCCATTTTTCTATAGCCTCCCGAGCCGTCTTGATGTATGCGTCTTCACTTTCCTTCATAATCCTGTAGTGGTCTAGATTCTTTTTTTTTAATTCTTCCAATAAGCTTTCTGTCTTGCCCGCCTTGACCTCTATGAAGGCCGTCATGTAGCCTACCCCGAAAGGCCCCTCGTATGAATACACATGGGGCTTTGTCGCGACCGAGTCGACACTGCCAAGAGCCATAACAATAGACCTTAAGCCGCACTCTCCCGCTGGTTCAGATATCTTTGTTGGCATTCTGACTACAGACTCATATTCGCCTTTTTCTATTGCTTCAACGAGGGTTTTGTCGAACACTGGACCCATTGGGTTGTATGAATATGGTCCGTCATCCTTTAACCTGTGTGAGAGGTCTCCGCTTGCAACTATTACAGTATTCCTTCCGGTCTCTTCAACTGCATCCCTTAGCGCCATCCCTGCCCTGTACATCTCCATAAGGTCCAGCATTCCGATTGTTATGTGGACTATTTTATAACTGCTAAAGCTTTTGTCGATATAATACATAGGGACTAAGCAACCGTGGTCAAGCTCCACCCTGACACCGTACATATGAGCCCTGTTTTCATTCAGAAATATGCTTGGAATTCCGTTTTCGTTGAAGCTTTTACGTATAGATTCCTTTAGCTGAATGTCCACTTCCTTTTCATATTCCATGTCGGGCCTCATAAACTGGCCAAGATCACCTGCAATCCTTTCTTCATCCAGCACGCAAAGACCATCCGAAAATGCGTTTCCGTGAGGTGTTATGAATATGATTGTCTCAGGCTTTATCTTGGCAATTTCATCTGCGAGCCTGCTCATTCCTTCAATCGTATTTATTGCGCCATGCTCCTCGCCCCTGCCTATCTCGGGTATTATTATGGGCGGGTGGGGCGACATTGCAATCCCTTTTATGAATGTCATAGCTCTGCTCCTTTTAAAATATGTTTCCCAAATGGACATTGTTCAAATATTTCTTTGCCTTCTCGTGCATTCTTCTCATGAAATCCACGTCAGTCGGAGGCTCATGATATTTATAGGCGGGAAAATATCTCGAAAGATGAAGTGGTATATCTTTATCTATACCCGCAAGCCATTCGAATATTTGAGTCAATTCTTCTTCTGTATCGTTCATTCCTGTGACAATTAGAGTTGTCACCTCAACATGACTTTTGCTGTTTGCAAGCTTTATTGTTTCTAAAACGGGTGCAAGCCTTCCGCCGCACATTCTTCTATAGGTGTCGTCACTAAAGGTTTTGAGGTCTATATTGAAAGCATCCATATAGTCCAGCAGCTCCTCCAGCGGCTCCCTTTCTATGAAACCGTTGGTGACCATTATGTTTTTAAGGCCCTTGCCGTGGGCAAGCTTGGCGGTTTCAAGCATGAACTCGTAAAAAACAGTGGGCTCGTTGTATGTGTAAGCTATTGAAGGAAAGCCCTCTCTGATTGCCATGTCCACAATATCCTCGGGAGTCCGCTCAAGCAGAAAGCTTGGCTGCTCCTGGGCTATCTCGTAGTTCTGGCAGAACTTGCACGAGAAGTTGCAGCCGTAGCTTCCCAGGGACAGGGTCCTTGTTCCGGGCATGAAATGATAGAGAGGTTTTTTCTCGACCGGATCGTCGTGTACGGCTGTAAGCTTGCCATAGTTAAGGGAATACAGCTTTCCCCCCATGTTTTTCCTGACCCTGCATATGCCGGTCTTTCCTTCAAGTATCCTGCAGTGGTGGGCGCAGAGCTGACATTCTATATGGTCATCCAATACGTTGTAGTACATAGCTTCCTTCATAATTCAGAGGACCCCTTTCTTAAATTAAAATTAAAAACATTTTAACGAAATCGTTTCACAAAGCCTAACGGGGGTATTTAATCAATAGCCTCAACTTTTATTTGTCCTATATGATATATATCCATAACTGTGCTAAACACGCATATAGACAACTAAATTCATCATTTTCATGGCATTTATACCAACATAAAAGCATTAAAAATATAATCTGTTTTGCTTTTGCAAAGTAGGGGGGTAGGTAGTGATGGATCCGCACTTATTGAGACACCATGCCAGGGTCAGGCATGAGGACAAATCCATGTGCTGGAGATACTATGACGAAAAAGAGCTCATAGAGCTTGAAAATCCGCTTGAGCTTTATATAGTAGATATATCGGCAGGCGGCGTAGGCGTCAAATCATTCAGCAGCATATCGAAAGGGAACATTTTGATTTTCGATCTTCCTTTCGGCCTAAGTACATACAAGGTGATGGGCAAAGTCATGTGGGTAGACAAAAGAGAAAACTGCTACAGGGGCGGACTTGAATTTGTAAGCCTGCCGTTCAGCCTGAAGGAGTCCCTTATTGAGCTTTCTAAGCTCGGGGAAGAAGCGCCGCTTGTTGAAAGCTATTAAAGCAAAAAGGATGTCTAATTTCTTACGGTACCAGTAAGGCACTAAGAATTAGACATCTTTTTTATTTGCATAAAAAAAAGGCAGAAACGACATCATATCTCCGCATCCGCCTATCATCCTATTCATCTATTAGCTTTAGCATATCGCCTACATTTAAGCCCTTCATAGGCGAAAATCTCGAATCAGCCTCTATAACGCTGTATGCTCCCTTTACAGGCATTACAGTATTTCCAGGCCTTAACTCCTTGACAATTTTGAGTACGCGCATATCCTTGTCGACAAAAGCGGCATCTATGGCGAATTTCATGAAAAATGTGTGTATGCTGCTGCATGGGGTTATTACAAGGCATTCCCCCTCAGGAAGACCTTTAATCCCCATAAGACCACGAAATCTTTTGAAGAATGAATTTGCAAGTCTCGCTCTGCTGAACAATATGAGTTCCTCACCTGCTACTTTTATTTTCATCTTCTCACCTTAAAACAGCGAATTCTTTATCTGTATTAGAGCCGGCCCTAGTATGACTACGAAAAGGCCAGGGAAAACAAATAAAACAAGAGGAATAATCATTTTTACAGGTGCCTTTACTGCGAGCTCCTCAGCTCTTTGCCTTCTCTTTGTCCTTATCTGCTCCGCCTGTATTCTAAGCACTCTTCCTATGCTGACTCCGAGCTGCTCGGCCTGTATTATTGAGGATATGAACACTCTCACGTCGTCCGCATCACACCTT
Coding sequences within it:
- the amrA gene encoding AmmeMemoRadiSam system protein A — encoded protein: MTFIKGIAMSPHPPIIIPEIGRGEEHGAINTIEGMSRLADEIAKIKPETIIFITPHGNAFSDGLCVLDEERIAGDLGQFMRPDMEYEKEVDIQLKESIRKSFNENGIPSIFLNENRAHMYGVRVELDHGCLVPMYYIDKSFSSYKIVHITIGMLDLMEMYRAGMALRDAVEETGRNTVIVASGDLSHRLKDDGPYSYNPMGPVFDKTLVEAIEKGEYESVVRMPTKISEPAGECGLRSIVMALGSVDSVATKPHVYSYEGPFGVGYMTAFIEVKAGKTESLLEELKKKNLDHYRIMKESEDAYIKTAREAIEKWAEEGERLSWHEVKNSVFQGRSDLVDGLEERKAGVFVSIHKDGCLRGCIGTISPVRENIAEEIISNAISAASKDPRFAPLGNDEVNEIEIKVDVLGNLEKVDSEDELDVYRYGVVVESEHKRALLLPNLDGVDSIEKQLDIVKKKADIDETEECKLYRFEVERHEVK
- the amrS gene encoding AmmeMemoRadiSam system radical SAM enzyme, with amino-acid sequence MKEAMYYNVLDDHIECQLCAHHCRILEGKTGICRVRKNMGGKLYSLNYGKLTAVHDDPVEKKPLYHFMPGTRTLSLGSYGCNFSCKFCQNYEIAQEQPSFLLERTPEDIVDMAIREGFPSIAYTYNEPTVFYEFMLETAKLAHGKGLKNIMVTNGFIEREPLEELLDYMDAFNIDLKTFSDDTYRRMCGGRLAPVLETIKLANSKSHVEVTTLIVTGMNDTEEELTQIFEWLAGIDKDIPLHLSRYFPAYKYHEPPTDVDFMRRMHEKAKKYLNNVHLGNIF
- a CDS encoding PilZ domain-containing protein, which codes for MDPHLLRHHARVRHEDKSMCWRYYDEKELIELENPLELYIVDISAGGVGVKSFSSISKGNILIFDLPFGLSTYKVMGKVMWVDKRENCYRGGLEFVSLPFSLKESLIELSKLGEEAPLVESY
- a CDS encoding DUF192 domain-containing protein translates to MKIKVAGEELILFSRARLANSFFKRFRGLMGIKGLPEGECLVITPCSSIHTFFMKFAIDAAFVDKDMRVLKIVKELRPGNTVMPVKGAYSVIEADSRFSPMKGLNVGDMLKLIDE